A single region of the Nocardioides sp. W7 genome encodes:
- a CDS encoding pirin family protein yields the protein MTVEIRRASARFTERAPGRATQHSFSFGDRHDPERLRFGPMVCHDDHLLAAGEGFATHRHSGVSIVTWVVGGAVAHTGVGDPVVVAPGQVAVLQTGDGVTHPPVEHSEVAAESGTRFVQVWLATDEPAPPSYDVTTAALEPGVLSEVVSPVPGATFSVARLGTGDTVELPAAGRVHAFVATGALMRSSLAEPLSSGDAFEMVDHPAVPVTAAVPTELLVWAFDD from the coding sequence GTGACTGTCGAGATCCGCCGAGCTTCCGCACGTTTTACCGAACGCGCGCCGGGCCGGGCCACCCAGCATTCCTTCTCCTTCGGCGACCGCCACGACCCGGAGCGCCTGCGTTTCGGGCCGATGGTCTGCCACGACGACCACCTGCTCGCGGCCGGTGAGGGCTTCGCCACTCATCGCCATTCGGGCGTGTCGATCGTGACCTGGGTGGTCGGCGGCGCGGTCGCGCACACCGGCGTCGGCGACCCGGTGGTGGTCGCGCCCGGCCAGGTGGCCGTGCTGCAGACCGGCGACGGGGTCACGCACCCGCCCGTCGAGCACAGCGAGGTCGCCGCCGAGTCGGGGACCCGGTTCGTGCAGGTCTGGCTCGCGACCGACGAGCCCGCCCCACCGTCGTACGACGTCACGACGGCGGCGCTCGAGCCGGGCGTCCTGAGCGAGGTCGTCTCCCCAGTGCCGGGGGCGACGTTCTCGGTGGCCCGGCTCGGCACCGGCGACACCGTCGAGCTCCCGGCCGCCGGCCGGGTGCACGCCTTCGTCGCCACCGGCGCGCTGATGCGGTCCTCCCTCGCCGAGCCCCTCTCCTCCGGCGACGCCTTCGAGATGGTCGACCACCCCGCCGTCCCCGTCACCGCCGCCGTCCCCACCGAGCTCCTCGTCTGGGCCTTCGACGACTGA
- a CDS encoding diacylglycerol kinase family lipid kinase: MIRSFTFLVNPASGGGAAPAAVVPVARLLRDAGATVDVTYSPGPLAMGSLVTEAVARGDVVVSVGGDGMLSHLAGPVAAAGGTLAVLPAGRGNDFARMLGLPTEPGAVAELLLHGCASPIDLLGWTVPGSPTREVAGSVYAGVDARAAALVHRMRWTPKALQYPWAAVRSLATYQPGRFEVTVDGSLHRFSAATVVVANSAYYGKGMKIAPAAAVDDGLLDVVVIEAASRLELVRSLPKVYDGGHVALPEVTVLRGHRVELHGTSRSTIPVGADGEPLGDLPTLDDPPAVVEVLPAALAVVRP, translated from the coding sequence GTGATCCGCTCCTTCACGTTCCTGGTCAACCCGGCCTCGGGCGGAGGCGCCGCGCCCGCGGCCGTCGTACCCGTCGCGCGGCTGCTGCGCGACGCGGGCGCAACTGTCGACGTGACCTACTCGCCCGGACCGCTCGCGATGGGCTCGCTGGTCACCGAGGCGGTCGCGCGCGGCGACGTGGTCGTCTCCGTCGGCGGCGACGGGATGCTCTCCCACCTCGCCGGTCCGGTCGCGGCCGCCGGCGGGACCCTCGCCGTGCTGCCGGCGGGCCGCGGGAACGACTTCGCCCGGATGCTCGGCCTGCCGACCGAGCCGGGGGCGGTGGCCGAGCTGCTGCTGCACGGCTGCGCGAGCCCGATCGACCTCCTCGGCTGGACGGTCCCCGGCAGTCCCACGCGGGAGGTCGCGGGCTCGGTGTACGCCGGGGTCGACGCGCGCGCCGCCGCGCTGGTGCACCGGATGCGGTGGACGCCGAAGGCCCTGCAGTACCCCTGGGCCGCCGTCCGCTCGCTCGCGACCTACCAGCCCGGCCGGTTCGAGGTGACCGTCGACGGGTCGCTGCACCGCTTCTCGGCCGCCACGGTCGTGGTCGCGAACTCGGCGTACTACGGCAAGGGCATGAAGATCGCGCCCGCCGCGGCCGTCGACGACGGGCTGCTCGACGTCGTCGTCATCGAGGCCGCCTCCCGGCTGGAGCTGGTCCGCTCGCTGCCGAAGGTGTACGACGGCGGCCACGTCGCCCTGCCCGAGGTCACCGTGCTCCGCGGTCACCGGGTCGAGCTGCACGGCACCTCCCGCAGCACCATCCCCGTCGGCGCCGACGGCGAGCCCCTCGGCGACCTGCCCACCCTCGACGACCCACCCGCCGTCGTCGAGGTGCTGCCCGCCGCCCTCGCGGTCGTCCGCCCCTGA
- a CDS encoding FAD-binding oxidoreductase, with amino-acid sequence MEPLPPVPEMHPSRWGDPAQAAPLPESARGLVELVFGLAERPAATEVVVPPSRLAPAVLAGLRELLGTEHVLTDDLTRRLRTRGKSTPDLLRQRAGDLSDAPDVVVRPDGHEQVAAVLALAVEHHLAVVPFGGGTSVTGGLAARRDGYAGVVSLDLIRMKRLLAVDHVSMTATLEPGLRGPEAEALLAAEGLTLGHYPQSFEHATIGGFAATRSSGQSSAGYGRFDALVVGLRAATPRGELALGSAPANAAGPDLRQLLLGSEGAFGVITAVTVRVRPLPVEKVYEGWRWPSFDAGRHAMRTLAQAGLLPTVLRLSDEAETGINLARPDSIGVPTSSTTGVEGSTTETGGCLMITGYEGEPDAVAAKRAAVTAVLGGLGGTPQGEEPGRAWAHGRFHAPYLRDSLLDVGVLVETLETATFWSEVPRLYADVKAALETSLGSPTLVLCHVSHVYETGCSLYFTVAAKQAEDPVAQWRAAKAAASDAIVAAGATITHHHAVGTDHRPWLAAEIGELGVSVLRAVKADLDPTGILNPGVLIP; translated from the coding sequence ATGGAGCCCCTGCCGCCCGTCCCGGAGATGCACCCGTCCCGCTGGGGCGACCCGGCCCAGGCCGCGCCGCTGCCCGAGTCCGCGCGCGGGCTCGTCGAGCTGGTCTTCGGGCTGGCGGAGCGGCCCGCGGCGACCGAGGTCGTCGTACCTCCCTCGAGGCTGGCGCCCGCCGTGCTCGCCGGGCTCCGGGAGCTGCTCGGCACCGAGCACGTGCTCACCGACGACCTCACCCGCCGGTTGCGCACCCGCGGCAAGTCCACGCCCGACCTGCTCCGGCAGCGGGCGGGCGACCTGTCCGACGCCCCGGACGTCGTGGTCCGCCCCGACGGCCACGAGCAGGTCGCCGCGGTGCTCGCCCTCGCCGTCGAGCACCACCTCGCGGTGGTGCCGTTCGGCGGCGGTACGTCGGTGACGGGGGGTCTCGCCGCGCGCCGGGACGGGTACGCCGGGGTCGTCTCGCTCGACCTGATCCGGATGAAGCGGCTGCTGGCCGTCGACCACGTCTCGATGACCGCGACCCTCGAGCCGGGTCTGCGGGGCCCGGAGGCCGAGGCCCTGCTGGCGGCCGAGGGGCTGACGCTGGGCCACTACCCGCAGTCCTTCGAGCACGCCACGATCGGCGGCTTCGCCGCGACCCGGTCCTCGGGCCAGTCCAGCGCGGGCTACGGGCGCTTCGACGCGCTGGTCGTAGGCCTGCGCGCCGCCACCCCGCGCGGCGAGCTCGCCCTCGGCAGCGCACCCGCCAACGCCGCCGGTCCGGACCTGCGGCAGCTGCTGCTCGGCTCCGAGGGGGCCTTCGGCGTGATCACCGCGGTCACCGTCCGGGTCCGCCCGCTGCCCGTCGAGAAGGTCTACGAGGGCTGGCGCTGGCCGTCCTTCGACGCCGGTCGCCACGCGATGCGCACCCTCGCCCAGGCCGGCCTGCTGCCGACCGTGCTGCGGCTCTCCGACGAGGCCGAGACCGGGATCAACCTGGCCCGGCCGGACTCGATCGGGGTCCCGACGAGCTCGACCACCGGCGTGGAGGGCTCGACCACCGAGACGGGCGGGTGCCTGATGATCACCGGCTACGAGGGTGAGCCGGACGCGGTCGCGGCCAAGCGGGCCGCGGTCACCGCGGTACTGGGCGGGCTCGGCGGCACTCCGCAGGGCGAGGAGCCGGGTCGGGCCTGGGCGCACGGCCGCTTCCACGCGCCGTACCTGCGGGACTCGCTGCTCGACGTCGGCGTGCTCGTCGAGACCCTGGAGACCGCCACCTTCTGGTCCGAGGTGCCGCGGCTCTACGCCGACGTCAAGGCCGCGCTCGAGACGTCCCTCGGGTCGCCCACGCTGGTGCTGTGCCACGTGTCCCACGTCTACGAGACCGGCTGCTCGCTCTACTTCACCGTCGCTGCGAAGCAGGCCGAGGACCCGGTCGCCCAGTGGCGCGCGGCGAAGGCGGCGGCGAGCGACGCGATCGTCGCCGCCGGCGCGACCATCACCCACCATCACGCGGTCGGCACCGACCACCGGCCGTGGCTGGCCGCGGAGATCGGCGAGCTGGGCGTGTCCGTGCTGCGGGCGGTCAAGGCCGACCTGGATCCGACGGGGATCCTCAACCCTGGTGTGCTGATCCCGTGA
- a CDS encoding TetR/AcrR family transcriptional regulator: MTSLRHNPEPGAGPRDGYLDAARACILDVGWRRTTLTEVARRAGVSRMTIYRTWSDMPQLLGDLMTREWTAVVHAAVAAEDPEQPAVDRLVAGVVGTVRALRENELFVRIVELDPELILPYLLSRRGRSQDLILDITTEAVRAAQAAGEVRAGNPVALARGVLLAAHGFVLSAHTMVDDRVSEAELDAELTTLITRALRP, encoded by the coding sequence ATGACGTCACTTCGTCACAATCCGGAGCCCGGGGCGGGTCCTCGCGACGGGTATCTCGACGCCGCCCGCGCCTGCATCCTCGACGTCGGCTGGCGACGCACCACCCTCACCGAGGTCGCCCGGCGGGCCGGGGTGTCGCGGATGACGATCTACCGCACCTGGTCGGACATGCCGCAGCTGCTCGGCGACCTGATGACCCGCGAGTGGACCGCCGTGGTGCACGCGGCCGTCGCCGCCGAGGACCCGGAGCAGCCGGCCGTCGACCGGCTCGTCGCCGGCGTGGTCGGCACCGTCCGCGCGCTGCGCGAGAACGAGCTGTTCGTGCGGATCGTCGAGCTCGACCCCGAGCTGATCCTGCCCTACCTGCTCTCCCGGCGCGGCCGCTCGCAGGACCTGATCCTGGACATCACCACCGAGGCGGTCCGCGCCGCCCAGGCCGCCGGCGAGGTCCGCGCCGGCAACCCCGTCGCCCTCGCCCGCGGCGTGCTGCTGGCCGCCCACGGCTTCGTGCTCTCGGCGCACACGATGGTCGACGACCGGGTCAGCGAGGCCGAGCTCGACGCCGAGCTGACCACGCTGATCACCCGGGCGCTGCGGCCATGA
- a CDS encoding glycerol-3-phosphate dehydrogenase/oxidase encodes MSQTGTRIVPGLDGAPESVDLVVVGLGVTGAGVALDAVARGLSVLAVDAHDLAFGTSRWSSKLVHGGLRYLANGQVGVAHESAVERGVLMEVTAPHLTRPMPYVVPFDSSVGRLMAGITRAGMWAGDGLRRGARTDHETLPRPRRLSTTETLQLAPALRRSGLRGSMMAWDGQLEDDARLVITLARTAASYGAHVRTRARVLSATGTRVELRDETVDGRGATRTVSARAVVNATGVWADTLAAEVSLRPSRGTHLVLRADSAPGLRAAVFCPVPGATNRFVMVLPQPDGTLYVGLTDEPADGQVPDVPQPTEPEIGFLLDVVSAAFARPLHRGDVVGAYAGLRPLLHAPDGSTADLSRRHAVLTGPTGLLTVVGGKLTTYRRMAEDAVDAAVAQAGLDAAPCRTAALPLLGAAPRRVLAELEEPARLVRRYGTDAALVLHSARTVSGLTDDELLAPIADGVPVTLAELLFGITHEGALDVDDLLDRRTRVGLVPADRRLAVPAAERALELCASSLS; translated from the coding sequence ATGAGCCAGACCGGCACCCGGATCGTCCCCGGCCTCGACGGCGCCCCCGAGAGCGTCGACCTGGTGGTCGTCGGGCTCGGCGTCACCGGCGCCGGCGTCGCGCTCGACGCGGTGGCCCGCGGCCTGTCGGTGCTCGCCGTCGACGCCCACGACCTCGCCTTCGGCACCTCGCGCTGGTCCTCCAAGCTCGTGCACGGCGGACTGCGCTACCTCGCCAACGGCCAGGTCGGGGTCGCCCACGAGAGCGCGGTCGAGCGCGGCGTCCTGATGGAGGTCACCGCACCCCACCTGACCCGCCCGATGCCGTACGTCGTGCCGTTCGACTCCAGCGTCGGCCGGCTGATGGCCGGGATCACCCGGGCCGGGATGTGGGCCGGCGACGGGCTGCGCCGCGGGGCCCGCACCGACCACGAGACGCTCCCGCGCCCGCGCCGTCTGAGCACCACCGAGACCCTCCAGCTGGCCCCGGCGCTGCGTCGCTCGGGCCTGCGCGGCTCGATGATGGCCTGGGACGGCCAGCTCGAGGACGACGCCCGGCTCGTCATCACGCTCGCGCGCACGGCTGCGTCGTACGGCGCCCACGTCCGCACCCGCGCCCGGGTGCTGAGCGCCACCGGCACCCGCGTCGAGCTGCGCGACGAGACGGTCGACGGGCGCGGCGCGACCCGCACCGTCTCCGCACGGGCCGTCGTCAACGCCACCGGCGTCTGGGCCGACACGCTCGCGGCCGAGGTGAGCCTGCGGCCCAGCCGCGGCACCCACCTGGTGCTGCGCGCCGACTCCGCGCCCGGCCTGCGCGCGGCGGTCTTCTGCCCCGTGCCGGGCGCGACCAACCGGTTCGTGATGGTGCTGCCCCAGCCCGACGGCACGCTGTACGTCGGCCTCACCGACGAGCCGGCCGACGGGCAGGTGCCCGACGTGCCGCAGCCGACCGAGCCCGAGATCGGCTTCCTGCTCGACGTCGTCTCCGCCGCCTTCGCCCGGCCGCTGCACCGCGGCGACGTCGTCGGGGCGTACGCCGGGCTGCGGCCGCTGCTGCACGCCCCGGACGGCTCGACCGCCGACCTGTCGCGGCGGCACGCGGTGCTGACCGGCCCCACCGGGCTGCTGACCGTGGTGGGCGGGAAGCTGACGACGTACCGCCGGATGGCCGAGGACGCCGTCGACGCCGCCGTGGCCCAGGCGGGCCTCGACGCCGCCCCGTGCCGCACCGCTGCGCTGCCGCTGCTCGGCGCCGCCCCGCGACGGGTGCTCGCCGAGCTGGAGGAGCCGGCCCGGCTGGTGCGCCGCTACGGCACCGACGCCGCCCTGGTGCTGCACAGCGCGCGCACGGTCAGCGGCCTCACCGACGACGAGCTGCTCGCGCCGATCGCCGACGGGGTCCCGGTCACGCTCGCCGAGCTGCTCTTCGGCATCACCCACGAGGGCGCCCTCGACGTCGACGACCTGCTCGACCGGCGTACTCGCGTGGGCCTGGTGCCGGCCGACCGGCGGCTCGCCGTACCAGCCGCGGAGCGGGCCCTGGAGCTCTGCGCGTCGTCCCTCAGCTGA
- a CDS encoding sigma-70 family RNA polymerase sigma factor, giving the protein MTAATTLAVTKQVTSSELDDFPTLTERYQRELLAHCYRMSGSVHEAEDLVQETFLRAWKASADFQGRSSVRTWLYRIATNVCLTNLEGRPRRPLPTGLGTPDALAGDALEANNEIAWLEPVPDAAVVVAERDSIRLAFVAALQHLPARQRAVLILRDVLRWSAAETAEALETTTAAVNSALQRAHAQIRDRGLTEESLQPDLSPEQQRLLERYVEAFWRKDIDQIVSLLTAEAVWEMPPFTGWYVGAATIGELIDTACPGGSYDMPMLATRANGQPAFGLYMRTPDGHFVPFQLQVLQLDGDQVKHVHAFFDATLFTRCGLPAELPADYEPAPRAVAESPAPR; this is encoded by the coding sequence ATGACGGCAGCGACGACCCTGGCGGTGACCAAGCAGGTGACGAGCAGCGAGCTCGACGACTTCCCGACCCTCACCGAGCGCTACCAGCGCGAGCTGCTCGCGCACTGCTACCGGATGAGCGGCTCGGTGCACGAGGCCGAGGACCTCGTCCAGGAGACCTTCCTGCGGGCCTGGAAGGCCTCCGCCGACTTCCAGGGCCGCTCGTCGGTCCGCACCTGGCTCTACCGGATCGCGACCAATGTCTGCCTGACCAACCTGGAGGGTCGGCCGCGCCGGCCCCTCCCCACCGGCCTCGGTACGCCCGACGCCCTGGCCGGCGACGCGCTCGAGGCCAACAACGAGATCGCCTGGCTGGAGCCGGTCCCCGACGCCGCCGTCGTGGTGGCCGAGCGGGACTCGATCCGGCTCGCGTTCGTGGCCGCCCTCCAGCACCTGCCGGCCCGCCAGCGGGCGGTGCTGATCCTGCGGGACGTGCTGCGCTGGTCGGCCGCCGAGACGGCCGAGGCGCTCGAGACGACCACGGCCGCGGTCAACTCCGCGCTGCAGCGCGCCCACGCCCAGATCCGGGACCGCGGGCTGACCGAGGAGAGTCTGCAGCCCGACCTGTCGCCGGAGCAGCAGCGGCTGTTGGAGCGCTACGTCGAGGCGTTCTGGCGCAAGGACATCGACCAGATCGTCAGCCTGCTCACCGCCGAGGCCGTCTGGGAGATGCCCCCGTTCACCGGCTGGTACGTCGGCGCCGCCACCATCGGCGAGCTCATCGACACCGCCTGTCCAGGCGGCAGCTACGACATGCCGATGCTCGCGACGCGGGCCAACGGGCAGCCGGCGTTCGGGCTGTACATGCGCACCCCCGACGGGCACTTCGTGCCGTTCCAGCTCCAGGTGCTCCAGCTCGACGGCGACCAGGTCAAGCACGTGCACGCGTTCTTCGACGCCACCCTGTTCACCCGCTGCGGGCTCCCCGCGGAGCTGCCGGCCGACTACGAGCCGGCGCCGCGCGCCGTCGCCGAGAGCCCGGCTCCCCGGTGA
- a CDS encoding TIGR03086 family metal-binding protein, translated as MTPRLDDAVELLDRSLAFTCVALAGVGADDLERPTPCSRWSLGSLLAHMDDALDAFLEAAEGAVAVTPPAPAPDVVGTLRGKAGALLGAWVRACPGDVLVGDAALAGPVLVTAAALEITVHGWDVGQATGRPRRVPDELAEGLLAAAGSLVAPRDRGVRFGPARDVPPDSPADVRLLAFLGRT; from the coding sequence GTGACCCCGCGGCTCGACGACGCCGTCGAGCTGCTCGACCGGTCGCTCGCCTTCACCTGCGTCGCCCTCGCCGGCGTCGGCGCGGACGACCTGGAGCGGCCGACCCCGTGCAGCCGCTGGTCGCTCGGCTCCCTGCTCGCCCACATGGACGACGCGCTCGACGCGTTCCTCGAGGCCGCCGAGGGTGCGGTCGCGGTGACCCCGCCGGCGCCGGCGCCCGATGTCGTGGGCACCCTGCGTGGGAAGGCCGGTGCGCTGCTCGGCGCGTGGGTCCGGGCCTGTCCGGGCGACGTCCTGGTCGGCGACGCCGCGCTCGCCGGCCCGGTGCTGGTCACGGCGGCCGCCCTGGAGATCACCGTGCACGGCTGGGACGTCGGCCAGGCGACCGGCCGCCCCCGCCGGGTCCCCGACGAGCTCGCCGAGGGCCTGCTCGCAGCGGCCGGATCGCTCGTCGCCCCCCGGGACCGGGGCGTCCGGTTCGGACCGGCCCGCGACGTGCCGCCCGACTCGCCGGCGGACGTGCGTCTCCTGGCGTTCCTGGGCCGTACCTGA
- a CDS encoding LuxR family transcriptional regulator gives MRSPEVPDEADLADALPSALVSVRAGRIREGLAALTALRAHPVAAVDPVAGGLIAAALLDCRLARGDVGEAIVVGGDLDALLELPGPPGALAHHARGELTTVLGQDELAVEHFTTAGERLAETEALTDPTLVPWRASAAVALVRVGRHREAVALAEEWRGVTAASGSQYAHAHALRTLAIVGVGGDRVVLLREARATLSGVVARRLAAQIDTDLAGLLLLDPTGAGTDEARDLLRSAEEYAGLEELWPLQGRVRRLLDRMGEQPHRVRSEAMATLTAAERRVALLATEGLTNRRIAEELVVTVKAVEWHLSHIYRKLGIASRSHLASTLGTPV, from the coding sequence ATGCGCTCGCCCGAGGTTCCCGACGAGGCTGACCTCGCAGACGCCCTGCCCTCGGCCCTCGTCAGCGTCCGGGCGGGTCGGATCCGGGAGGGCCTGGCGGCGCTGACCGCCCTGCGCGCGCACCCGGTCGCCGCCGTCGACCCCGTCGCCGGTGGCCTGATCGCCGCCGCGCTCCTGGACTGCCGGCTGGCCCGCGGCGACGTCGGCGAGGCGATCGTCGTCGGTGGCGACCTCGACGCGCTCCTCGAGCTCCCCGGTCCGCCGGGCGCCCTCGCTCACCACGCCCGCGGGGAGCTGACCACCGTGCTCGGCCAGGACGAGCTCGCCGTCGAGCACTTCACCACCGCCGGCGAACGGCTGGCCGAGACCGAGGCGCTGACCGACCCCACGCTCGTTCCCTGGCGCGCGAGCGCCGCCGTCGCCCTGGTCCGCGTCGGCCGGCACCGCGAGGCGGTCGCGCTGGCCGAGGAGTGGCGCGGGGTGACCGCGGCCTCCGGGTCGCAGTACGCCCACGCCCACGCGCTGCGCACCCTCGCGATCGTCGGCGTCGGCGGCGACCGGGTGGTGCTGCTGCGGGAGGCCCGCGCGACGCTCAGCGGGGTGGTCGCCCGGCGGCTCGCCGCCCAGATCGACACCGACCTCGCGGGCCTGCTGCTGCTCGACCCGACCGGCGCCGGCACCGACGAGGCCCGGGACCTGCTCCGCTCCGCCGAGGAGTACGCCGGTCTCGAGGAGCTCTGGCCGCTCCAGGGCCGGGTCCGCCGGCTGCTCGACCGGATGGGCGAGCAGCCGCACCGGGTGCGGTCCGAGGCGATGGCGACCCTCACGGCCGCCGAGCGACGCGTCGCGCTGCTCGCCACCGAGGGGCTCACCAACCGGCGGATCGCCGAGGAGCTGGTCGTGACCGTGAAGGCCGTCGAGTGGCACCTCTCGCACATCTACCGCAAGCTCGGCATCGCCTCGCGCTCCCACCTCGCCAGCACCCTCGGCACCCCCGTCTGA
- a CDS encoding MFS transporter, producing the protein MTEQQTRTPPGRSLPRALTPFRNPAYRRLALALVLSTFASGVWIVGLVWEVIRIGGGPGQLSAVSTAAAVGVLLPALLGGVVADRVPQKLILLVVAGVELAGMGLVAALSISDATRLWHLATVSFVTGAAMAFYYPAYSAWLPALVEERDLLAVNGFEGMVRPTVGQAVGPGVAGAVVGAVSPGAALSVAAVASLAGLLALTAVPLTPVRRELDPEAVPRHPVTSALIDMREGFGYMVRTPWLLATLLFASLLVLSIMGPFEVLVPFLIKDKLGGDAGDHAMVMAAFGIGGAVGSLAMASVRLPRRYLTVMNLGWGIGCLPLIAMGMATEVWVLVAAAFVFGAMFAFPMVIWGTLLQRRVPPHMLGRVASLDFFVSISLMPVSMALAGPVSDAIGLRTTFLIAGLVPVVAAVVATVAGRLPADELAHPLRDEEPVEA; encoded by the coding sequence ATGACCGAGCAGCAGACCCGGACACCGCCTGGGCGGTCGCTGCCCCGCGCGCTGACGCCGTTCCGCAACCCGGCGTACCGCAGGCTGGCGCTCGCGCTGGTGCTCTCGACCTTCGCCTCCGGCGTCTGGATCGTGGGGCTGGTCTGGGAGGTGATCCGGATCGGCGGCGGGCCCGGCCAGCTCTCGGCCGTCTCGACCGCGGCCGCCGTGGGCGTGCTGCTCCCGGCGCTGCTGGGCGGCGTCGTGGCCGACCGGGTGCCGCAGAAGCTGATCCTGCTGGTGGTGGCGGGTGTCGAGCTGGCCGGCATGGGCCTGGTGGCCGCCCTCTCGATCTCCGACGCGACCCGGCTCTGGCACCTCGCCACGGTGTCGTTCGTGACCGGCGCGGCGATGGCGTTCTACTACCCGGCGTACTCCGCCTGGCTTCCGGCACTGGTCGAGGAGCGCGACCTGCTCGCCGTCAACGGCTTCGAGGGCATGGTCCGCCCGACGGTCGGGCAGGCCGTCGGCCCCGGTGTCGCCGGAGCCGTGGTCGGGGCGGTCTCGCCCGGCGCGGCCCTCTCGGTCGCCGCGGTCGCCAGCCTGGCCGGGCTGCTCGCGCTCACCGCGGTGCCGCTGACGCCGGTGCGCCGCGAGCTCGACCCCGAGGCGGTGCCACGCCACCCGGTGACGTCGGCGCTGATCGACATGCGCGAGGGCTTCGGCTACATGGTCCGTACCCCGTGGCTGCTGGCCACGCTGCTCTTCGCGTCGCTGCTGGTGCTCTCGATCATGGGCCCGTTCGAGGTGCTGGTGCCGTTCCTGATCAAGGACAAGCTCGGCGGCGACGCCGGTGACCACGCGATGGTGATGGCGGCGTTCGGCATCGGCGGTGCCGTCGGGTCACTGGCGATGGCCTCGGTGCGGTTGCCGCGGCGCTACCTCACCGTGATGAACCTCGGCTGGGGGATCGGCTGCCTGCCCCTGATCGCGATGGGCATGGCGACCGAGGTGTGGGTGCTCGTCGCGGCGGCGTTCGTCTTCGGCGCGATGTTCGCGTTCCCGATGGTGATCTGGGGGACGCTGCTGCAGCGGCGGGTCCCGCCGCACATGCTCGGCCGGGTCGCCTCGCTGGACTTCTTCGTCTCGATCAGCCTGATGCCGGTGTCGATGGCGCTCGCCGGACCGGTCAGCGACGCCATCGGCCTGCGCACGACGTTCCTGATCGCGGGCCTGGTGCCCGTCGTGGCCGCCGTGGTCGCGACCGTGGCGGGCCGGCTCCCCGCCGACGAGCTCGCGCACCCGCTGCGCGACGAGGAGCCCGTGGAGGCCTAG
- a CDS encoding zinc-binding dehydrogenase, whose product MHAIRQHALGDPDVLVLDQLPDLDPGPGEVRIAVEACGVHLLDTTLRRGETGGPMPQQPLPTIPGREVAGVVDRVGSGVEESWLGRRVVAHLGLVPGGYAEQAVTAVGTLFPVPDHVSFPAAVAAVGTGRTALGVVELEPPRPDDVVLVPSAAGGLGWLLVQSAHAVGASVVAAARGPERTAALAPLQARLVVDYADPDWAERVRAEVGAVTVVYDGVGGEVGRAALELLAPGGRQVMFGYSAGTPTRFDSGDVVERALSVGWSLGPRMAALPGGVPGLAGRALDRVAAGDWEPLVSTYPLADAGRAHADLEGRRALGKVVLTVER is encoded by the coding sequence ATGCACGCCATCCGACAACACGCCCTCGGTGACCCTGACGTCCTCGTCCTCGACCAGCTGCCCGACCTCGACCCGGGACCGGGGGAGGTGCGGATCGCGGTCGAGGCCTGCGGGGTGCACCTGCTCGACACCACCCTGAGGCGCGGCGAGACCGGCGGTCCGATGCCGCAGCAGCCGCTGCCGACGATCCCCGGCCGGGAGGTCGCCGGCGTCGTCGACCGGGTCGGCTCCGGCGTCGAGGAGTCCTGGCTCGGGCGCCGGGTGGTCGCCCACCTGGGCCTGGTCCCGGGCGGGTACGCCGAGCAGGCCGTGACCGCGGTCGGCACGCTGTTCCCGGTGCCCGACCACGTCTCGTTCCCCGCCGCGGTCGCGGCGGTCGGCACGGGCCGGACCGCCCTGGGCGTCGTCGAGCTGGAGCCGCCCCGACCCGACGACGTCGTGCTGGTGCCCTCGGCCGCAGGCGGGCTGGGGTGGCTGCTGGTGCAGTCGGCGCACGCCGTCGGCGCGTCGGTCGTCGCCGCCGCGCGCGGCCCGGAGCGGACCGCGGCCCTGGCCCCGTTGCAGGCGCGACTGGTCGTCGACTACGCTGACCCGGACTGGGCGGAGCGGGTCCGGGCCGAGGTCGGCGCGGTGACGGTCGTGTACGACGGGGTCGGCGGCGAGGTCGGCCGGGCGGCGCTGGAGCTGCTCGCGCCGGGCGGCCGGCAGGTGATGTTCGGCTACAGCGCCGGCACGCCGACCCGCTTCGACTCCGGCGACGTCGTCGAGCGCGCGCTGAGCGTCGGCTGGAGCCTGGGCCCGCGGATGGCCGCGCTCCCCGGCGGCGTCCCCGGGCTGGCCGGCCGGGCGCTCGACCGGGTCGCCGCGGGGGACTGGGAGCCGCTGGTGTCGACGTACCCCCTCGCGGACGCGGGGCGCGCCCACGCCGACCTCGAGGGCCGCCGGGCGCTGGGCAAGGTCGTCCTCACGGTCGAGCGATGA